A window of the Nibribacter ruber genome harbors these coding sequences:
- a CDS encoding thymidine kinase: MFIEPRVGNRQQTQKRGWIEVICGSMFSGKTEELIRRLNRAKIAKQRVEIFKPAIDTRYHVEDVVSHNATSIRSTPVQFANDMLLLGSGCDVLGVDEAQFFDDAITDVCVQLANNGVRVIVAGLDMDYLGKPFGPMPALMGVAEYVTKVHAICVQCGDIASYSFRNAASQEKVLLGETDSYEARCRHCFQEGLKGKL, translated from the coding sequence ATGTTCATAGAGCCTCGGGTGGGAAACCGCCAACAGACCCAGAAGCGTGGTTGGATAGAAGTGATTTGCGGGTCCATGTTTTCGGGCAAGACCGAGGAGCTCATACGCAGACTAAACCGCGCCAAGATTGCCAAACAGCGCGTGGAGATTTTCAAGCCCGCTATTGATACGCGTTATCATGTAGAGGACGTGGTCTCGCATAACGCCACCTCCATCCGCTCCACGCCCGTGCAGTTCGCCAACGACATGCTGTTGCTGGGCAGTGGCTGTGACGTGCTAGGCGTAGACGAGGCCCAGTTCTTTGACGATGCCATAACCGATGTCTGCGTACAGCTGGCCAACAACGGCGTACGCGTGATTGTAGCCGGTCTGGACATGGACTATCTGGGCAAGCCCTTCGGCCCTATGCCGGCCTTAATGGGCGTAGCCGAGTACGTGACCAAAGTACACGCCATTTGCGTACAGTGCGGCGACATCGCCTCTTACTCTTTTAGAAATGCCGCCTCCCAGGAGAAAGTGTTGTTAGGTGAGACTGACTCTTACGAGGCCCGCTGTCGTCATTGCTTCCAAGAAGGCTTGAAGGGAAAACTTTGA
- a CDS encoding 2Fe-2S iron-sulfur cluster-binding protein, with the protein MGELTVQNLADKTLNVAPGQTVLAALQAAGVDWMHACGGRGRCTSCRMIIKAGEENLAPLTAPEVRFRENGRLKPNARLTCQTHITGPVTCRVPEQTKLPHLSYSE; encoded by the coding sequence ATGGGCGAATTAACCGTGCAGAATCTGGCAGATAAAACGCTAAACGTGGCCCCGGGGCAGACGGTTCTGGCCGCCCTGCAAGCCGCCGGCGTAGACTGGATGCACGCCTGCGGCGGAAGAGGCCGCTGCACCTCTTGCCGCATGATCATCAAAGCCGGCGAAGAAAACCTGGCCCCGCTCACTGCCCCAGAGGTGCGATTCAGGGAGAACGGCCGCCTCAAACCCAATGCCCGGCTCACCTGCCAAACCCACATCACCGGTCCTGTTACCTGCCGGGTTCCTGAGCAGACCAAATTGCCGCACCTTTCTTATAGTGAATGA
- the rodA gene encoding rod shape-determining protein RodA: MRTSYNLTRNVDWITIGLYALMVLLGWMNIYAAVYNPENVTNIFDFSLNSGKQLAWIGTSVVIIVMLFAIDYKAYDSLAYVIYWFLILLLLGTLAFASEIKGSRSWLVITESVRLQPAEFAKFATALAVSKFMSGINLRQQNWRDQAKLAGLALLPPVIIILQNETGSALVFAAFTLAFFREGMSPLILIIGAVAVFVFVLTLLIPQWWLVGVLTVLMAAYLWFNFHRLRRHIRTYVGIWVAVVAMVFSVHYFVENVLQEHQQNRIKVLVDPEIDPLGVGWNVTQSKIAIGSGGFFGKGFLEGTQTKFDFVPEQSTDFIFCTIGEEHGWIGSFVVVALFLGLLTRIIFIAERQRSVFGRTYGYCVASIIFFHFLVNIGMTIGLAPVVGIPLPFFSYGGSGLWSFTILLFILLAIDAHRKLDLGRG, from the coding sequence ATGCGTACTTCCTATAACCTCACCCGCAACGTAGACTGGATCACCATTGGCTTATATGCCTTGATGGTGCTTTTGGGTTGGATGAACATTTACGCGGCCGTGTACAACCCTGAGAATGTGACCAACATCTTTGACTTTTCTCTGAACTCAGGAAAACAGTTGGCTTGGATTGGGACGTCTGTGGTGATTATTGTCATGCTGTTTGCCATTGACTACAAAGCCTATGATTCCCTGGCGTACGTGATCTACTGGTTTCTCATTCTTCTCCTGTTGGGCACCTTGGCGTTTGCCTCAGAGATCAAAGGTTCCAGGTCCTGGCTGGTCATCACGGAGTCTGTGCGGCTACAGCCCGCCGAGTTTGCCAAGTTTGCCACGGCCCTGGCGGTATCTAAATTCATGAGCGGCATTAACCTGCGCCAGCAAAACTGGAGGGATCAAGCCAAACTGGCGGGGTTGGCGCTTCTGCCACCGGTCATTATCATCCTTCAGAACGAGACGGGTTCTGCCCTGGTGTTTGCCGCTTTTACGCTGGCGTTCTTCAGAGAAGGCATGTCGCCGTTGATTCTGATCATTGGCGCGGTGGCGGTGTTTGTGTTCGTGCTAACGCTCTTGATTCCGCAGTGGTGGTTGGTGGGCGTCTTAACGGTGCTCATGGCGGCGTATCTGTGGTTTAACTTCCATAGATTAAGACGGCACATACGCACATATGTGGGCATTTGGGTAGCGGTGGTGGCCATGGTGTTCAGCGTGCACTACTTTGTGGAGAACGTGTTGCAGGAGCACCAGCAGAACCGCATCAAGGTACTGGTAGACCCAGAGATTGACCCCTTGGGCGTGGGCTGGAACGTGACACAGTCTAAGATTGCCATCGGCTCAGGAGGGTTCTTCGGGAAGGGGTTCTTGGAAGGGACGCAGACTAAGTTTGACTTCGTGCCGGAGCAGTCCACTGACTTTATTTTTTGTACCATTGGCGAAGAGCACGGCTGGATAGGTAGTTTTGTAGTAGTAGCCTTGTTCCTGGGCTTGCTCACGCGTATCATTTTCATAGCCGAACGACAGCGCTCCGTCTTTGGTAGAACCTACGGCTATTGCGTGGCCTCCATCATCTTCTTCCACTTTCTGGTGAATATAGGCATGACCATTGGTCTGGCGCCGGTGGTGGGCATTCCCTTGCCATTCTTCAGCTACGGAGGTTCTGGGCTCTGGTCCTTCACCATCTTGCTGTTCATCTTACTGGCCATTGACGCTCACCGCAAACTAGATTTAGGTCGAGGTTAA
- a CDS encoding RtcB family protein, whose protein sequence is MATVINNITVFGEEIIDQSAIEQIQRCVSEEDIGVLTADAHYGYAHPIGGAVAYKNKVSLSGVGFDIGCGNKAVKTNVLASDVNIARIMDEIVDQIGFGVGRPNPKRVDHPVLEHIKNADFKPQRELRKMAAEQLGTVGSGNHFIDLFEDEKGFLWIGVHFGSRGFGHKTASGFIAMSQGLSFFDKAKEGPMDGPPILFDIHSELGQDYIAAMGLAGEYAYAGRDVVVEKVLEILGAQSTEIIHNHHNFAWFEKHQGEEYWVVRKGCTPAFPGQKGFIGANMHDNSVIIEGVESELSIRGLYSTVHGAGRVMSRRAAAGKTKWMRDRKGVKRKTVISPGLIDFDEVQMRMKARKIELRGAGADEAPEAYKKLEDVLKHQGNTIKILHTLRPLGVAMASDEVYDPYKD, encoded by the coding sequence ATGGCTACGGTAATCAACAACATCACAGTCTTCGGGGAAGAAATCATTGACCAGAGCGCTATTGAACAGATACAGCGGTGCGTGAGTGAGGAAGACATTGGCGTCCTCACCGCCGATGCCCACTACGGCTACGCGCACCCCATTGGCGGGGCGGTGGCCTATAAAAACAAGGTGTCTTTGTCGGGGGTGGGGTTTGACATTGGCTGTGGCAACAAGGCCGTCAAGACCAACGTGCTGGCCAGCGATGTGAATATTGCCCGCATCATGGATGAGATTGTGGACCAGATTGGCTTCGGGGTGGGCCGGCCTAATCCCAAGCGCGTGGACCATCCGGTATTGGAGCACATCAAAAACGCCGACTTTAAGCCCCAGCGTGAACTGCGCAAGATGGCCGCCGAACAGTTAGGCACCGTGGGGAGCGGCAACCACTTCATTGATTTGTTCGAGGACGAGAAAGGCTTTCTCTGGATTGGCGTGCACTTCGGGTCCAGGGGGTTCGGGCACAAGACGGCCTCTGGGTTTATTGCCATGTCACAGGGTCTTTCGTTTTTTGACAAGGCCAAAGAAGGCCCCATGGACGGCCCGCCCATCTTGTTTGACATTCACTCAGAACTGGGGCAAGACTACATTGCGGCCATGGGCTTGGCGGGTGAGTATGCGTATGCCGGGCGCGATGTGGTGGTAGAGAAAGTGCTGGAGATACTGGGCGCGCAGAGTACTGAGATTATCCATAACCACCACAACTTCGCGTGGTTTGAGAAGCATCAGGGCGAAGAATACTGGGTGGTGCGCAAGGGTTGTACGCCTGCGTTTCCGGGTCAGAAAGGCTTTATTGGCGCCAACATGCATGACAATTCGGTGATTATTGAAGGCGTGGAGAGCGAGCTTTCTATTAGAGGGCTGTACTCCACCGTGCACGGCGCGGGAAGGGTTATGAGCCGAAGAGCCGCTGCCGGCAAAACCAAATGGATGCGCGATAGAAAAGGCGTCAAACGCAAGACCGTCATCTCGCCGGGACTCATAGACTTTGACGAAGTGCAGATGCGCATGAAAGCCCGCAAAATTGAACTACGCGGCGCCGGCGCCGATGAGGCCCCCGAAGCCTACAAGAAGCTAGAAGACGTACTCAAACACCAAGGCAACACCATCAAAATCCTGCATACACTTAGACCTTTGGGCGTAGCCATGGCCAGTGATGAAGTGTATGACCCTTATAAAGATTAA
- a CDS encoding S41 family peptidase, with translation MKKRFLAALAICCASSLGASAQTQTPLWMTTPAISPDGQTIVFSYKGDLYRVASAGGNATPLTMHEGYEYMPVWSPDGKQLAYASDRHGNFDVFVMPSQGGESKRLTFNSSGDLPSDFSADGKNVLFTAARLDAASNSMFPSGAFPELYSVPVSGGKNSMVLTTPAEAARYNAAGDVIVYQDRKGPENALRKHHVSSITRDIWAYNAKTKQHTKLTDNTGEDRQPMVSANGQDVYYLSEQPNGTFNVRKMSLQNPKQSTAVTNFTKHPLRHLSGSKDGVLSFTYNGEIYTQKPGAQPQKVAIQLYSDIRANQETVLPISGGMTEMEVSPNGKEVVFVNRGEVFVSSVEGGITKRITNTPEQERSVSFSPDGRKILYAGERNGSWNVYETSLVRANEPYFYASTILKEDVVIANPKVEEFQPAYSPDGKEVAFLEDRVKLRVVNKATKQVRDIMTTANNYSYSDGDQYYEWSPDGKWFLVQYNQPKQWISEVGLVSATGNGAIRNLTQSGFYENGPQWMMGGKMIIYYSNREGLRGNGNNSGTGDIYALFTTQDAFDRFKLSKDDYNLLEDLEKRETEARSQAEKAEPKGKGKKGEAPKTMAPAGMGIELDNLAYRKARLTGTSSDIADAVVSSKGDRLFYLTRFEKGYDLWVTNLRDNDTKLLAKLGARGGDMVMSKDGKNLFVLTEGKILKLDTENGKQETLKVNGEMNLNASAERAYMYDHVIRELEQKFYVTDLHGVDWKANTENYRQFLPHIANNYDFADVLSELLGELNASHTGGRYSHRATNPDATASLGLFYDEQYTGRGLKVKEVINLSPFDRASSKVKPGIIIEMIDGQAIEENTDLDQILNRKSGKYTLVSLYDEKTKKRWEETVKPINSGELSELLYQRWVENRRKEVDRLSGGRLGYVHIRGMNDASYRTVYEDALGKNATKEALIVDTRSNGGGNLHDDLISFLNTKRYAEFIPRNQHLSDEPRNKWTKPSVVVMNESNYSDAHIFPMLYKELGLGKTVGMPVAGTGTFVWWETLIDPTMVFGIPQVGYRTLKGGKFLENTQLEPDYMVANEPALAAQGRDQQLEKAVEVLLQELPKK, from the coding sequence ATGAAAAAGAGGTTTTTAGCCGCTCTGGCCATCTGCTGTGCAAGCAGTCTGGGGGCGAGTGCGCAAACCCAAACCCCGCTCTGGATGACCACGCCGGCCATTTCGCCAGACGGCCAAACCATTGTCTTCAGTTACAAAGGCGACCTTTACAGAGTAGCCTCCGCCGGAGGTAATGCCACCCCGTTGACCATGCACGAAGGCTACGAATACATGCCCGTTTGGTCTCCGGACGGTAAGCAACTGGCCTACGCCTCTGACCGACACGGCAACTTTGACGTGTTTGTGATGCCATCGCAGGGCGGTGAGTCCAAGCGCTTGACGTTTAACTCCTCCGGAGATTTGCCTTCAGACTTTTCTGCGGATGGGAAGAATGTATTGTTTACCGCGGCCAGACTAGATGCGGCCAGCAACTCCATGTTCCCGTCGGGGGCATTCCCGGAGTTGTACAGCGTGCCGGTAAGCGGTGGCAAAAACAGCATGGTCTTGACCACGCCCGCCGAGGCCGCTCGTTACAACGCCGCTGGTGATGTGATTGTGTACCAGGACCGCAAAGGGCCGGAGAATGCGTTGCGTAAGCACCATGTTTCTTCCATTACCCGTGATATATGGGCCTACAACGCCAAAACCAAACAGCACACCAAACTCACGGATAATACCGGCGAAGACCGTCAGCCCATGGTTTCAGCCAACGGTCAGGACGTGTATTACCTGAGCGAACAGCCCAATGGCACGTTCAACGTGCGCAAAATGAGCCTGCAAAACCCGAAGCAGAGTACGGCGGTAACCAACTTCACCAAACACCCGTTACGGCACTTGAGCGGTTCTAAAGATGGCGTGCTGTCCTTCACCTACAACGGCGAAATCTATACCCAGAAGCCGGGCGCGCAACCTCAGAAGGTAGCCATTCAGCTGTACTCAGACATTCGGGCCAACCAAGAAACCGTGTTGCCAATTTCAGGTGGCATGACTGAAATGGAGGTTTCGCCCAACGGCAAAGAGGTGGTGTTTGTAAACCGCGGGGAGGTGTTCGTGTCCTCGGTGGAAGGCGGTATCACCAAGCGCATCACCAACACGCCAGAGCAGGAGCGGAGCGTGAGTTTCTCGCCAGACGGCCGCAAGATTCTGTACGCCGGCGAGCGCAACGGAAGCTGGAACGTCTATGAAACCAGCCTGGTGCGCGCCAATGAGCCTTATTTCTACGCGTCAACCATTCTAAAGGAAGACGTAGTGATTGCCAATCCTAAGGTGGAGGAATTCCAACCCGCCTATTCGCCGGACGGCAAAGAGGTGGCGTTTCTGGAAGACCGCGTGAAATTGCGCGTGGTCAACAAAGCCACCAAACAGGTGCGAGACATCATGACTACCGCCAATAACTACTCTTACTCAGACGGTGACCAATACTATGAGTGGTCTCCGGACGGCAAGTGGTTTTTGGTGCAATACAACCAACCCAAGCAGTGGATTAGTGAAGTAGGTTTGGTGTCGGCCACAGGCAACGGTGCTATTAGAAACCTGACCCAAAGCGGTTTCTATGAGAACGGTCCGCAGTGGATGATGGGTGGTAAAATGATTATCTACTACTCTAACCGCGAAGGCCTGCGAGGCAACGGCAACAACTCGGGGACCGGAGACATCTACGCCTTGTTCACTACGCAAGACGCCTTCGACCGCTTCAAGCTGAGCAAGGATGACTACAACCTGCTGGAAGACCTGGAGAAGCGCGAGACCGAAGCCAGAAGCCAAGCCGAGAAAGCCGAGCCTAAGGGCAAAGGCAAGAAAGGGGAAGCACCTAAAACCATGGCTCCAGCGGGCATGGGCATTGAGCTAGACAACTTGGCTTACCGCAAAGCCCGCCTGACCGGCACTTCTTCAGACATCGCAGACGCGGTGGTTTCCTCTAAAGGAGACAGATTATTCTATTTGACCCGCTTCGAGAAAGGCTATGACCTGTGGGTAACCAACCTGCGTGACAATGACACCAAACTGCTGGCCAAACTAGGAGCCCGCGGCGGTGACATGGTCATGAGCAAAGACGGCAAAAACCTGTTCGTGCTCACCGAAGGTAAAATCCTGAAACTGGACACCGAGAACGGCAAGCAGGAAACGCTTAAAGTGAATGGCGAGATGAACCTGAACGCCTCTGCGGAGCGTGCCTACATGTATGACCACGTGATACGGGAGCTGGAGCAGAAGTTCTATGTCACAGATTTGCACGGCGTAGACTGGAAAGCCAATACTGAGAATTACCGTCAGTTCCTGCCACACATCGCCAATAATTATGACTTCGCAGATGTGTTGAGCGAGTTGCTGGGCGAACTGAACGCCTCGCACACCGGCGGTCGTTACAGCCACCGCGCCACCAATCCAGATGCCACCGCGTCGCTTGGTTTATTCTATGATGAGCAGTACACTGGCCGAGGCTTGAAGGTGAAGGAAGTCATCAACCTGAGCCCATTTGACCGCGCCAGCTCCAAAGTGAAGCCGGGTATCATCATTGAGATGATTGACGGACAGGCCATCGAGGAAAACACCGACCTGGACCAAATCCTCAACCGCAAATCTGGTAAGTACACATTGGTGTCTCTGTATGATGAGAAAACCAAAAAGCGCTGGGAAGAAACCGTGAAGCCTATCAATTCTGGTGAACTGAGCGAACTCCTGTACCAGCGTTGGGTTGAAAACCGCCGGAAAGAAGTAGACCGCTTGTCAGGTGGCCGTTTGGGCTACGTGCACATTAGAGGCATGAACGACGCCAGCTACCGCACGGTGTATGAAGACGCCTTGGGCAAGAACGCCACCAAAGAAGCGCTCATTGTAGACACCCGTTCCAACGGTGGTGGAAACCTGCATGATGACCTCATCAGCTTCCTGAACACCAAGCGCTATGCCGAGTTTATCCCTAGAAACCAGCACCTCTCAGATGAGCCCCGCAACAAATGGACGAAGCCATCGGTGGTGGTCATGAACGAGAGCAACTACTCAGACGCGCACATCTTCCCGATGCTCTACAAAGAACTGGGCTTGGGTAAGACCGTGGGCATGCCCGTAGCCGGTACCGGTACGTTTGTCTGGTGGGAAACCTTGATTGACCCAACCATGGTCTTCGGGATACCACAAGTAGGATATCGCACCTTAAAAGGAGGTAAGTTCTTGGAGAACACCCAATTGGAGCCAGACTATATGGTGGCTAATGAGCCTGCCCTCGCCGCCCAAGGCCGCGACCAGCAGCTAGAGAAAGCCGTGGAGGTTCTCTTGCAAGAACTGCCTAAGAAGTAA